Proteins co-encoded in one Epinephelus moara isolate mb chromosome 13, YSFRI_EMoa_1.0, whole genome shotgun sequence genomic window:
- the exoc7 gene encoding exocyst complex component 7 isoform X12, translating to MGISSRMIPTEDASARKREIEEKLRQEQETLSFIRENLEKSDQLTKGMVSILSSFESRLMQLENSIIPVHKQTENLQRLQENVDKTLSCMDHVISYYHVAKDTDRIIREGPTGRLDEYLACIAKIQKAVEYFQDNNPDSPELNTVKARFEKGKELLEAEFRSLLTRYSKPVPPILILDAISVDEELEVQEDVVLEHLPEAVLQDVICIAGWLVEYGRNQDFMNVYFQIRSNQLDRSIKGLKDHFRKNSASSGILYSPAVQTKRKDTPTKKAPKRPVYIPGTIRKAQNLLKQYSQHGLDGKKGGSNLTPLEGYDHDLRVKHLTDALTEKHGATAGKDDVLDIEIDSYIHCISAFVKLAQSEYALLTEIIPEHHQKKTFDSLIQEALDNLMLEGDNIVSAARRAIMRHDYSAVLTIFPILRHLKMNKSEFDSTLQGTAASTKNKLPTLITSMETIGAKALEEFADSIKNDPDKEYNMPKDGTVHELTSNAILFLQQLLDFHETAGAMLASQETSSSASSYTSEFNKRLLSTYICKVLGNLQLNLLSKSKVYEDSALSAIFLHNNYNYILKSLEKSELIQLVTVTQKKAENSYRELIEQQIQMYQRSWLKVTEHLTDRNMPVFQPGTKLKDKERQVIKDKFKGFNDGLEELCKIQKGWAIPDKEQRDFIRQAQRRVVSDAYRAFLHRCANISFTKNPEKYHKYRPEEVEEMIEKLFDTSA from the exons ATGGGAATTAGCTCCAGGATGATTCCTACCGAGGACGCGTCCGCCAGGAAGCGGGAGATAGAGGAGAAGCTGAGGCAG GAACAAGAGACGCTGTCATTCATCCGGGAGAACCTGGAGAAGAGTGATCAGCTGACCAAGGGCATG GTCTCCATCTTGTCGTCGTTTGAGAGTCGCCTGATGCAGCTGGAGAACTCCATCATCCCGGTCCACAAACAGACGGAGAACCTGCAGCGTCTGCAGGAGAACGTGGACAAGACTCTGTCCTGCATGGATCACGTCATCAGTTACTACCACGTGGCCAAAGACACCGACAGGATCATCAGAGAGGG GCCGACGGGCAGGCTGGACGAGTATCTTGCTTGTATCGCAAAGATTCAGAAAGCTGTGGAATATTTTCAGGATAACAACCCTGACAGTCCTGAGCTCAACACAGTG AAAGCGCGCTTTGAGAAGGGCAAAGAGCTGCTGGAGGCGGAGTTCCGCAGCCTCCTGACCCGTTACAGTAAGCCTGTTCCTCCCATCCTCATCCTGGACGCCATCAGTGTCGACGAGGAGCTGGAGGTCCAGGAGGACGTGGTGCTGGAACACCTGCCTGAGGCCGTGCTCCAGGACGTCATCTGCATCGCCGGCTGGCTGGTAGAGTATGGACGCAACCAGG ATTTCATGAACGTCTACTTCCAGATCAGATCCAACCAGCTGGATCGCTCCATCAAAGGCCTCAAGGATCACTTCCGCAAGAACAGCGCCTCCTCTGGGATCCTCTACTCGCCTGCCGTCCAAACCAAACGCAAGGACACGCCCACCAAAAAGGCTCCCAAGAGACCAG TCTACATCCCAG GGACCATTCGCAAGGCTCAGAACCTTCTGAAACAGTACTCACAGCATGGGCTGGATGGGAAAAAGGGGGGCTCTAACCTCACTCCTTTGGAAG GTTACGATCATGACTTGCGGGTCAAACACCTCACTGACGCCCTGACCGAGAAGCACGGGGCCACTGCAG GAAAAGATGATGTTCTGGACATCGAGATCGACTCCTACATCCACTGCATCAGTGCCTTTGTCAAACTGGCCCAGAGCGAGTACGCCTTGCTGACAGAGATCATCCCCGAGCACCACCAGAAGAAGACCTTCGACTCCCTCATTCAG GAGGCGCTGGACAACCTGATGCTGGAGGGAGACAACATCGTGTCTGCAGCTCGCAGGGCCATAATGCGCCACGACTACTCAGCTGTGCTCACCATCTTCCCCATCCTCAGACACCTGAAAATGAACAAGTCTGAGTTTGACTCCACGCTGCAG GGAACAGCTGCGAGCACCAAGAACAAGCTGCCGACACTCATCACCTCCATGGAGACGATTGGAGCCAAAGCTCTGGAGGAGTTTGCAGACAGCATCAAG AATGATCCTGATAAAGAGTACAACATGCCCAAGGACGGAACAGTCCACGAACTGACCAGCAAC GCCATCCtgttcctgcagcagctgctcgaCTTCCACGAGACAGCAGGAGCCATGCTGGCCTCACAAG AGACGAGTTCATCAGCGAGCAGCTACACCTCCGAGTTTAACAAAAGGCTCCTCAGTACTTATATAT GTAAGGTTTTGGGGAACTTGCAGCTGAACCTGCTCAGTAAATCCAAAGTGTACGAGGACTCAGCTCTGAGCGCCATTTTTCTGCACAACAACTACAACTACATCCTGAAGTCACTGGAGAA aTCAGAGTTGATCCAGCTGGTGACAGTGACTCAGAAGAAAGCTGAGAACTCCTACAGAGAGCTGATTGAGCAGCAGATCCAGATGTACCAGCGCAG CTGGTTGAAAGTCACAGAGCACCTGACCGACAGGAACATGCCCGTCTTCCAACCCGGCACCAAG CTGAAAGATAAAGAGCGGCAGGTGATTAAAGACAAATTCAAG GGTTTTAACGACGGGCTGGAGGAGTTGTGTAAGATCCAGAAGGGCTGGGCCATCCCAGACAAAGAGCAGAGAGACTTCATCCGTCAGGCTCAGAGGAGGGTGGTGTCTGACGCCTACAGGGCCTTCCTGCACAG aTGTGCCAACATCTCTTTCACCAAGAACCCAGAGAAGTATCACAAGTATCGTCCGGAGGAAGTGGAGGAGATGATTGAAAAGCTGTTTGACACGTCGGCCTGA
- the exoc7 gene encoding exocyst complex component 7 isoform X2, translated as MGISSRMIPTEDASARKREIEEKLRQEQETLSFIRENLEKSDQLTKGMVSILSSFESRLMQLENSIIPVHKQTENLQRLQENVDKTLSCMDHVISYYHVAKDTDRIIREGPTGRLDEYLACIAKIQKAVEYFQDNNPDSPELNTVKARFEKGKELLEAEFRSLLTRYSKPVPPILILDAISVDEELEVQEDVVLEHLPEAVLQDVICIAGWLVEYGRNQDFMNVYFQIRSNQLDRSIKGLKDHFRKNSASSGILYSPAVQTKRKDTPTKKAPKRPGTIRKAQNLLKQYSQHGLDGKKGGSNLTPLEGKDDVLDIEIDSYIHCISAFVKLAQSEYALLTEIIPEHHQKKTFDSLIQEALDNLMLEGDNIVSAARRAIMRHDYSAVLTIFPILRHLKMNKSEFDSTLQGTAASTKNKLPTLITSMETIGAKALEEFADSIKNDPDKEYNMPKDGTVHELTSNAILFLQQLLDFHETAGAMLASQVLGDTYNIPLDPRETSSSASSYTSEFNKRLLSTYICKVLGNLQLNLLSKSKVYEDSALSAIFLHNNYNYILKSLEKSELIQLVTVTQKKAENSYRELIEQQIQMYQRSWLKVTEHLTDRNMPVFQPGTKLKDKERQVIKDKFKGFNDGLEELCKIQKGWAIPDKEQRDFIRQAQRRVVSDAYRAFLHRCANISFTKNPEKYHKYRPEEVEEMIEKLFDTSA; from the exons ATGGGAATTAGCTCCAGGATGATTCCTACCGAGGACGCGTCCGCCAGGAAGCGGGAGATAGAGGAGAAGCTGAGGCAG GAACAAGAGACGCTGTCATTCATCCGGGAGAACCTGGAGAAGAGTGATCAGCTGACCAAGGGCATG GTCTCCATCTTGTCGTCGTTTGAGAGTCGCCTGATGCAGCTGGAGAACTCCATCATCCCGGTCCACAAACAGACGGAGAACCTGCAGCGTCTGCAGGAGAACGTGGACAAGACTCTGTCCTGCATGGATCACGTCATCAGTTACTACCACGTGGCCAAAGACACCGACAGGATCATCAGAGAGGG GCCGACGGGCAGGCTGGACGAGTATCTTGCTTGTATCGCAAAGATTCAGAAAGCTGTGGAATATTTTCAGGATAACAACCCTGACAGTCCTGAGCTCAACACAGTG AAAGCGCGCTTTGAGAAGGGCAAAGAGCTGCTGGAGGCGGAGTTCCGCAGCCTCCTGACCCGTTACAGTAAGCCTGTTCCTCCCATCCTCATCCTGGACGCCATCAGTGTCGACGAGGAGCTGGAGGTCCAGGAGGACGTGGTGCTGGAACACCTGCCTGAGGCCGTGCTCCAGGACGTCATCTGCATCGCCGGCTGGCTGGTAGAGTATGGACGCAACCAGG ATTTCATGAACGTCTACTTCCAGATCAGATCCAACCAGCTGGATCGCTCCATCAAAGGCCTCAAGGATCACTTCCGCAAGAACAGCGCCTCCTCTGGGATCCTCTACTCGCCTGCCGTCCAAACCAAACGCAAGGACACGCCCACCAAAAAGGCTCCCAAGAGACCAG GGACCATTCGCAAGGCTCAGAACCTTCTGAAACAGTACTCACAGCATGGGCTGGATGGGAAAAAGGGGGGCTCTAACCTCACTCCTTTGGAAG GAAAAGATGATGTTCTGGACATCGAGATCGACTCCTACATCCACTGCATCAGTGCCTTTGTCAAACTGGCCCAGAGCGAGTACGCCTTGCTGACAGAGATCATCCCCGAGCACCACCAGAAGAAGACCTTCGACTCCCTCATTCAG GAGGCGCTGGACAACCTGATGCTGGAGGGAGACAACATCGTGTCTGCAGCTCGCAGGGCCATAATGCGCCACGACTACTCAGCTGTGCTCACCATCTTCCCCATCCTCAGACACCTGAAAATGAACAAGTCTGAGTTTGACTCCACGCTGCAG GGAACAGCTGCGAGCACCAAGAACAAGCTGCCGACACTCATCACCTCCATGGAGACGATTGGAGCCAAAGCTCTGGAGGAGTTTGCAGACAGCATCAAG AATGATCCTGATAAAGAGTACAACATGCCCAAGGACGGAACAGTCCACGAACTGACCAGCAAC GCCATCCtgttcctgcagcagctgctcgaCTTCCACGAGACAGCAGGAGCCATGCTGGCCTCACAAG TACTGGGGGACACTTACAATATACCTTTAGACCCCCGAG AGACGAGTTCATCAGCGAGCAGCTACACCTCCGAGTTTAACAAAAGGCTCCTCAGTACTTATATAT GTAAGGTTTTGGGGAACTTGCAGCTGAACCTGCTCAGTAAATCCAAAGTGTACGAGGACTCAGCTCTGAGCGCCATTTTTCTGCACAACAACTACAACTACATCCTGAAGTCACTGGAGAA aTCAGAGTTGATCCAGCTGGTGACAGTGACTCAGAAGAAAGCTGAGAACTCCTACAGAGAGCTGATTGAGCAGCAGATCCAGATGTACCAGCGCAG CTGGTTGAAAGTCACAGAGCACCTGACCGACAGGAACATGCCCGTCTTCCAACCCGGCACCAAG CTGAAAGATAAAGAGCGGCAGGTGATTAAAGACAAATTCAAG GGTTTTAACGACGGGCTGGAGGAGTTGTGTAAGATCCAGAAGGGCTGGGCCATCCCAGACAAAGAGCAGAGAGACTTCATCCGTCAGGCTCAGAGGAGGGTGGTGTCTGACGCCTACAGGGCCTTCCTGCACAG aTGTGCCAACATCTCTTTCACCAAGAACCCAGAGAAGTATCACAAGTATCGTCCGGAGGAAGTGGAGGAGATGATTGAAAAGCTGTTTGACACGTCGGCCTGA
- the exoc7 gene encoding exocyst complex component 7 isoform X7, with the protein MGISSRMIPTEDASARKREIEEKLRQEQETLSFIRENLEKSDQLTKGMVSILSSFESRLMQLENSIIPVHKQTENLQRLQENVDKTLSCMDHVISYYHVAKDTDRIIREGPTGRLDEYLACIAKIQKAVEYFQDNNPDSPELNTVKARFEKGKELLEAEFRSLLTRYSKPVPPILILDAISVDEELEVQEDVVLEHLPEAVLQDVICIAGWLVEYGRNQDFMNVYFQIRSNQLDRSIKGLKDHFRKNSASSGILYSPAVQTKRKDTPTKKAPKRPVYIPGYDHDLRVKHLTDALTEKHGATAGKDDVLDIEIDSYIHCISAFVKLAQSEYALLTEIIPEHHQKKTFDSLIQEALDNLMLEGDNIVSAARRAIMRHDYSAVLTIFPILRHLKMNKSEFDSTLQGTAASTKNKLPTLITSMETIGAKALEEFADSIKNDPDKEYNMPKDGTVHELTSNAILFLQQLLDFHETAGAMLASQETSSSASSYTSEFNKRLLSTYICKVLGNLQLNLLSKSKVYEDSALSAIFLHNNYNYILKSLEKSELIQLVTVTQKKAENSYRELIEQQIQMYQRSWLKVTEHLTDRNMPVFQPGTKLKDKERQVIKDKFKGFNDGLEELCKIQKGWAIPDKEQRDFIRQAQRRVVSDAYRAFLHRCANISFTKNPEKYHKYRPEEVEEMIEKLFDTSA; encoded by the exons ATGGGAATTAGCTCCAGGATGATTCCTACCGAGGACGCGTCCGCCAGGAAGCGGGAGATAGAGGAGAAGCTGAGGCAG GAACAAGAGACGCTGTCATTCATCCGGGAGAACCTGGAGAAGAGTGATCAGCTGACCAAGGGCATG GTCTCCATCTTGTCGTCGTTTGAGAGTCGCCTGATGCAGCTGGAGAACTCCATCATCCCGGTCCACAAACAGACGGAGAACCTGCAGCGTCTGCAGGAGAACGTGGACAAGACTCTGTCCTGCATGGATCACGTCATCAGTTACTACCACGTGGCCAAAGACACCGACAGGATCATCAGAGAGGG GCCGACGGGCAGGCTGGACGAGTATCTTGCTTGTATCGCAAAGATTCAGAAAGCTGTGGAATATTTTCAGGATAACAACCCTGACAGTCCTGAGCTCAACACAGTG AAAGCGCGCTTTGAGAAGGGCAAAGAGCTGCTGGAGGCGGAGTTCCGCAGCCTCCTGACCCGTTACAGTAAGCCTGTTCCTCCCATCCTCATCCTGGACGCCATCAGTGTCGACGAGGAGCTGGAGGTCCAGGAGGACGTGGTGCTGGAACACCTGCCTGAGGCCGTGCTCCAGGACGTCATCTGCATCGCCGGCTGGCTGGTAGAGTATGGACGCAACCAGG ATTTCATGAACGTCTACTTCCAGATCAGATCCAACCAGCTGGATCGCTCCATCAAAGGCCTCAAGGATCACTTCCGCAAGAACAGCGCCTCCTCTGGGATCCTCTACTCGCCTGCCGTCCAAACCAAACGCAAGGACACGCCCACCAAAAAGGCTCCCAAGAGACCAG TCTACATCCCAG GTTACGATCATGACTTGCGGGTCAAACACCTCACTGACGCCCTGACCGAGAAGCACGGGGCCACTGCAG GAAAAGATGATGTTCTGGACATCGAGATCGACTCCTACATCCACTGCATCAGTGCCTTTGTCAAACTGGCCCAGAGCGAGTACGCCTTGCTGACAGAGATCATCCCCGAGCACCACCAGAAGAAGACCTTCGACTCCCTCATTCAG GAGGCGCTGGACAACCTGATGCTGGAGGGAGACAACATCGTGTCTGCAGCTCGCAGGGCCATAATGCGCCACGACTACTCAGCTGTGCTCACCATCTTCCCCATCCTCAGACACCTGAAAATGAACAAGTCTGAGTTTGACTCCACGCTGCAG GGAACAGCTGCGAGCACCAAGAACAAGCTGCCGACACTCATCACCTCCATGGAGACGATTGGAGCCAAAGCTCTGGAGGAGTTTGCAGACAGCATCAAG AATGATCCTGATAAAGAGTACAACATGCCCAAGGACGGAACAGTCCACGAACTGACCAGCAAC GCCATCCtgttcctgcagcagctgctcgaCTTCCACGAGACAGCAGGAGCCATGCTGGCCTCACAAG AGACGAGTTCATCAGCGAGCAGCTACACCTCCGAGTTTAACAAAAGGCTCCTCAGTACTTATATAT GTAAGGTTTTGGGGAACTTGCAGCTGAACCTGCTCAGTAAATCCAAAGTGTACGAGGACTCAGCTCTGAGCGCCATTTTTCTGCACAACAACTACAACTACATCCTGAAGTCACTGGAGAA aTCAGAGTTGATCCAGCTGGTGACAGTGACTCAGAAGAAAGCTGAGAACTCCTACAGAGAGCTGATTGAGCAGCAGATCCAGATGTACCAGCGCAG CTGGTTGAAAGTCACAGAGCACCTGACCGACAGGAACATGCCCGTCTTCCAACCCGGCACCAAG CTGAAAGATAAAGAGCGGCAGGTGATTAAAGACAAATTCAAG GGTTTTAACGACGGGCTGGAGGAGTTGTGTAAGATCCAGAAGGGCTGGGCCATCCCAGACAAAGAGCAGAGAGACTTCATCCGTCAGGCTCAGAGGAGGGTGGTGTCTGACGCCTACAGGGCCTTCCTGCACAG aTGTGCCAACATCTCTTTCACCAAGAACCCAGAGAAGTATCACAAGTATCGTCCGGAGGAAGTGGAGGAGATGATTGAAAAGCTGTTTGACACGTCGGCCTGA
- the exoc7 gene encoding exocyst complex component 7 isoform X6, whose amino-acid sequence MGISSRMIPTEDASARKREIEEKLRQEQETLSFIRENLEKSDQLTKGMVSILSSFESRLMQLENSIIPVHKQTENLQRLQENVDKTLSCMDHVISYYHVAKDTDRIIREGPTGRLDEYLACIAKIQKAVEYFQDNNPDSPELNTVKARFEKGKELLEAEFRSLLTRYSKPVPPILILDAISVDEELEVQEDVVLEHLPEAVLQDVICIAGWLVEYGRNQDFMNVYFQIRSNQLDRSIKGLKDHFRKNSASSGILYSPAVQTKRKDTPTKKAPKRPGTIRKAQNLLKQYSQHGLDGKKGGSNLTPLEGKDDVLDIEIDSYIHCISAFVKLAQSEYALLTEIIPEHHQKKTFDSLIQEALDNLMLEGDNIVSAARRAIMRHDYSAVLTIFPILRHLKMNKSEFDSTLQGTAASTKNKLPTLITSMETIGAKALEEFADSIKNDPDKEYNMPKDGTVHELTSNAILFLQQLLDFHETAGAMLASQETSSSASSYTSEFNKRLLSTYICKVLGNLQLNLLSKSKVYEDSALSAIFLHNNYNYILKSLEKSELIQLVTVTQKKAENSYRELIEQQIQMYQRSWLKVTEHLTDRNMPVFQPGTKLKDKERQVIKDKFKGFNDGLEELCKIQKGWAIPDKEQRDFIRQAQRRVVSDAYRAFLHRCANISFTKNPEKYHKYRPEEVEEMIEKLFDTSA is encoded by the exons ATGGGAATTAGCTCCAGGATGATTCCTACCGAGGACGCGTCCGCCAGGAAGCGGGAGATAGAGGAGAAGCTGAGGCAG GAACAAGAGACGCTGTCATTCATCCGGGAGAACCTGGAGAAGAGTGATCAGCTGACCAAGGGCATG GTCTCCATCTTGTCGTCGTTTGAGAGTCGCCTGATGCAGCTGGAGAACTCCATCATCCCGGTCCACAAACAGACGGAGAACCTGCAGCGTCTGCAGGAGAACGTGGACAAGACTCTGTCCTGCATGGATCACGTCATCAGTTACTACCACGTGGCCAAAGACACCGACAGGATCATCAGAGAGGG GCCGACGGGCAGGCTGGACGAGTATCTTGCTTGTATCGCAAAGATTCAGAAAGCTGTGGAATATTTTCAGGATAACAACCCTGACAGTCCTGAGCTCAACACAGTG AAAGCGCGCTTTGAGAAGGGCAAAGAGCTGCTGGAGGCGGAGTTCCGCAGCCTCCTGACCCGTTACAGTAAGCCTGTTCCTCCCATCCTCATCCTGGACGCCATCAGTGTCGACGAGGAGCTGGAGGTCCAGGAGGACGTGGTGCTGGAACACCTGCCTGAGGCCGTGCTCCAGGACGTCATCTGCATCGCCGGCTGGCTGGTAGAGTATGGACGCAACCAGG ATTTCATGAACGTCTACTTCCAGATCAGATCCAACCAGCTGGATCGCTCCATCAAAGGCCTCAAGGATCACTTCCGCAAGAACAGCGCCTCCTCTGGGATCCTCTACTCGCCTGCCGTCCAAACCAAACGCAAGGACACGCCCACCAAAAAGGCTCCCAAGAGACCAG GGACCATTCGCAAGGCTCAGAACCTTCTGAAACAGTACTCACAGCATGGGCTGGATGGGAAAAAGGGGGGCTCTAACCTCACTCCTTTGGAAG GAAAAGATGATGTTCTGGACATCGAGATCGACTCCTACATCCACTGCATCAGTGCCTTTGTCAAACTGGCCCAGAGCGAGTACGCCTTGCTGACAGAGATCATCCCCGAGCACCACCAGAAGAAGACCTTCGACTCCCTCATTCAG GAGGCGCTGGACAACCTGATGCTGGAGGGAGACAACATCGTGTCTGCAGCTCGCAGGGCCATAATGCGCCACGACTACTCAGCTGTGCTCACCATCTTCCCCATCCTCAGACACCTGAAAATGAACAAGTCTGAGTTTGACTCCACGCTGCAG GGAACAGCTGCGAGCACCAAGAACAAGCTGCCGACACTCATCACCTCCATGGAGACGATTGGAGCCAAAGCTCTGGAGGAGTTTGCAGACAGCATCAAG AATGATCCTGATAAAGAGTACAACATGCCCAAGGACGGAACAGTCCACGAACTGACCAGCAAC GCCATCCtgttcctgcagcagctgctcgaCTTCCACGAGACAGCAGGAGCCATGCTGGCCTCACAAG AGACGAGTTCATCAGCGAGCAGCTACACCTCCGAGTTTAACAAAAGGCTCCTCAGTACTTATATAT GTAAGGTTTTGGGGAACTTGCAGCTGAACCTGCTCAGTAAATCCAAAGTGTACGAGGACTCAGCTCTGAGCGCCATTTTTCTGCACAACAACTACAACTACATCCTGAAGTCACTGGAGAA aTCAGAGTTGATCCAGCTGGTGACAGTGACTCAGAAGAAAGCTGAGAACTCCTACAGAGAGCTGATTGAGCAGCAGATCCAGATGTACCAGCGCAG CTGGTTGAAAGTCACAGAGCACCTGACCGACAGGAACATGCCCGTCTTCCAACCCGGCACCAAG CTGAAAGATAAAGAGCGGCAGGTGATTAAAGACAAATTCAAG GGTTTTAACGACGGGCTGGAGGAGTTGTGTAAGATCCAGAAGGGCTGGGCCATCCCAGACAAAGAGCAGAGAGACTTCATCCGTCAGGCTCAGAGGAGGGTGGTGTCTGACGCCTACAGGGCCTTCCTGCACAG aTGTGCCAACATCTCTTTCACCAAGAACCCAGAGAAGTATCACAAGTATCGTCCGGAGGAAGTGGAGGAGATGATTGAAAAGCTGTTTGACACGTCGGCCTGA
- the exoc7 gene encoding exocyst complex component 7 isoform X11 — protein MGISSRMIPTEDASARKREIEEKLRQEQETLSFIRENLEKSDQLTKGMVSILSSFESRLMQLENSIIPVHKQTENLQRLQENVDKTLSCMDHVISYYHVAKDTDRIIREGPTGRLDEYLACIAKIQKAVEYFQDNNPDSPELNTVKARFEKGKELLEAEFRSLLTRYSKPVPPILILDAISVDEELEVQEDVVLEHLPEAVLQDVICIAGWLVEYGRNQDFMNVYFQIRSNQLDRSIKGLKDHFRKNSASSGILYSPAVQTKRKDTPTKKAPKRPGTIRKAQNLLKQYSQHGLDGKKGGSNLTPLEGYDHDLRVKHLTDALTEKHGATAGKDDVLDIEIDSYIHCISAFVKLAQSEYALLTEIIPEHHQKKTFDSLIQEALDNLMLEGDNIVSAARRAIMRHDYSAVLTIFPILRHLKMNKSEFDSTLQGTAASTKNKLPTLITSMETIGAKALEEFADSIKNDPDKEYNMPKDGTVHELTSNAILFLQQLLDFHETAGAMLASQVLGDTYNIPLDPRETSSSASSYTSEFNKRLLSTYICKVLGNLQLNLLSKSKVYEDSALSAIFLHNNYNYILKSLEKSELIQLVTVTQKKAENSYRELIEQQIQMYQRSWLKVTEHLTDRNMPVFQPGTKLKDKERQVIKDKFKGFNDGLEELCKIQKGWAIPDKEQRDFIRQAQRRVVSDAYRAFLHRCANISFTKNPEKYHKYRPEEVEEMIEKLFDTSA, from the exons ATGGGAATTAGCTCCAGGATGATTCCTACCGAGGACGCGTCCGCCAGGAAGCGGGAGATAGAGGAGAAGCTGAGGCAG GAACAAGAGACGCTGTCATTCATCCGGGAGAACCTGGAGAAGAGTGATCAGCTGACCAAGGGCATG GTCTCCATCTTGTCGTCGTTTGAGAGTCGCCTGATGCAGCTGGAGAACTCCATCATCCCGGTCCACAAACAGACGGAGAACCTGCAGCGTCTGCAGGAGAACGTGGACAAGACTCTGTCCTGCATGGATCACGTCATCAGTTACTACCACGTGGCCAAAGACACCGACAGGATCATCAGAGAGGG GCCGACGGGCAGGCTGGACGAGTATCTTGCTTGTATCGCAAAGATTCAGAAAGCTGTGGAATATTTTCAGGATAACAACCCTGACAGTCCTGAGCTCAACACAGTG AAAGCGCGCTTTGAGAAGGGCAAAGAGCTGCTGGAGGCGGAGTTCCGCAGCCTCCTGACCCGTTACAGTAAGCCTGTTCCTCCCATCCTCATCCTGGACGCCATCAGTGTCGACGAGGAGCTGGAGGTCCAGGAGGACGTGGTGCTGGAACACCTGCCTGAGGCCGTGCTCCAGGACGTCATCTGCATCGCCGGCTGGCTGGTAGAGTATGGACGCAACCAGG ATTTCATGAACGTCTACTTCCAGATCAGATCCAACCAGCTGGATCGCTCCATCAAAGGCCTCAAGGATCACTTCCGCAAGAACAGCGCCTCCTCTGGGATCCTCTACTCGCCTGCCGTCCAAACCAAACGCAAGGACACGCCCACCAAAAAGGCTCCCAAGAGACCAG GGACCATTCGCAAGGCTCAGAACCTTCTGAAACAGTACTCACAGCATGGGCTGGATGGGAAAAAGGGGGGCTCTAACCTCACTCCTTTGGAAG GTTACGATCATGACTTGCGGGTCAAACACCTCACTGACGCCCTGACCGAGAAGCACGGGGCCACTGCAG GAAAAGATGATGTTCTGGACATCGAGATCGACTCCTACATCCACTGCATCAGTGCCTTTGTCAAACTGGCCCAGAGCGAGTACGCCTTGCTGACAGAGATCATCCCCGAGCACCACCAGAAGAAGACCTTCGACTCCCTCATTCAG GAGGCGCTGGACAACCTGATGCTGGAGGGAGACAACATCGTGTCTGCAGCTCGCAGGGCCATAATGCGCCACGACTACTCAGCTGTGCTCACCATCTTCCCCATCCTCAGACACCTGAAAATGAACAAGTCTGAGTTTGACTCCACGCTGCAG GGAACAGCTGCGAGCACCAAGAACAAGCTGCCGACACTCATCACCTCCATGGAGACGATTGGAGCCAAAGCTCTGGAGGAGTTTGCAGACAGCATCAAG AATGATCCTGATAAAGAGTACAACATGCCCAAGGACGGAACAGTCCACGAACTGACCAGCAAC GCCATCCtgttcctgcagcagctgctcgaCTTCCACGAGACAGCAGGAGCCATGCTGGCCTCACAAG TACTGGGGGACACTTACAATATACCTTTAGACCCCCGAG AGACGAGTTCATCAGCGAGCAGCTACACCTCCGAGTTTAACAAAAGGCTCCTCAGTACTTATATAT GTAAGGTTTTGGGGAACTTGCAGCTGAACCTGCTCAGTAAATCCAAAGTGTACGAGGACTCAGCTCTGAGCGCCATTTTTCTGCACAACAACTACAACTACATCCTGAAGTCACTGGAGAA aTCAGAGTTGATCCAGCTGGTGACAGTGACTCAGAAGAAAGCTGAGAACTCCTACAGAGAGCTGATTGAGCAGCAGATCCAGATGTACCAGCGCAG CTGGTTGAAAGTCACAGAGCACCTGACCGACAGGAACATGCCCGTCTTCCAACCCGGCACCAAG CTGAAAGATAAAGAGCGGCAGGTGATTAAAGACAAATTCAAG GGTTTTAACGACGGGCTGGAGGAGTTGTGTAAGATCCAGAAGGGCTGGGCCATCCCAGACAAAGAGCAGAGAGACTTCATCCGTCAGGCTCAGAGGAGGGTGGTGTCTGACGCCTACAGGGCCTTCCTGCACAG aTGTGCCAACATCTCTTTCACCAAGAACCCAGAGAAGTATCACAAGTATCGTCCGGAGGAAGTGGAGGAGATGATTGAAAAGCTGTTTGACACGTCGGCCTGA